One Paenibacillus sp. FSL H7-0737 DNA segment encodes these proteins:
- a CDS encoding DUF1129 family protein: MKVKDMIKENNALREQMTPFNRSYFEDMILTMRASRVEALRAEELLLDAAKLLLKEQKKGKNAKQVFGENPDDYFKEIIDSVPTRPARSKWNYYLMIPCAALTCLFGILAIGGLFLQWTNGSTGMFGEISLFTLFAVGAGSIILIELIMKWLTSLSEGDAPKAKPFDIKGLGVYIGIAVVAVFIGLYLDRLFPVITLSPWVSLIVSLIGAIGLKFIFFRK; the protein is encoded by the coding sequence ATGAAAGTGAAAGATATGATTAAGGAAAATAACGCCCTGCGTGAGCAGATGACGCCTTTCAATCGATCCTATTTTGAAGATATGATCCTGACGATGCGCGCCAGTAGGGTAGAAGCTCTCCGCGCTGAAGAACTTTTACTGGATGCAGCCAAGCTGCTTCTGAAAGAACAAAAAAAAGGTAAAAACGCTAAACAGGTGTTTGGCGAGAATCCGGATGATTATTTTAAAGAGATCATAGACAGCGTTCCCACACGCCCAGCGCGCAGCAAATGGAACTATTACTTGATGATTCCCTGCGCGGCTCTAACCTGTTTGTTCGGGATCTTGGCTATAGGTGGACTCTTCTTACAATGGACTAACGGATCAACTGGGATGTTCGGAGAGATTAGCCTCTTCACCCTCTTCGCTGTGGGGGCAGGTTCCATTATCTTGATCGAACTTATTATGAAATGGTTAACCTCCTTGTCTGAGGGGGATGCACCTAAAGCCAAGCCCTTTGATATCAAGGGCCTTGGCGTCTATATCGGAATCGCCGTAGTTGCCGTATTCATTGGCTTGTACCTCGACCGATTGTTTCCGGTCATTACTTTATCCCCGTGGGTAAGCTTAATTGTTTCCCTAATTGGGGCAATTGGACTAAAGTTTATATTTTTTAGAAAATAA